Below is a genomic region from Nitrospirota bacterium.
TCAAGTCCCTTTATGGATATACAATCGAGGCTACCTGCTATTACCAGGTCTCTTATCTTATTCAGGGTAAATTCTGTTATCAGGATATGGGTATTATATTTCCTTGTAAGTGATTCTACCCTTGAGCCTAAATTTACATGGTCTCCAATTACTGTGTAATCCATTTTTTCTCCTTCTGCACCGATGTTTCCAACAAGCACTTCACCTGTATTTATCCCTATTCCAGCATCAAGGAGAGGTTTGTCTTCTGAGTGCCATTTTTGCTGGAGTTCTTCGAGTCTTTTAACCATATCAAGGGCACATCTTACAGCAAGCTCTGCATGGTTTTCCTGTCTCATAGGTGCGCCCCAGAAGGCAAGGATGGCATCTCCAATGAATTTATCAAGTGTTCCCTCCAACCTGAAAATCACCTTTGTCATTGCCCCTAAATACTCATTGAGTATAGCGACAACCTCCTCGG
It encodes:
- a CDS encoding adenylate/guanylate cyclase domain-containing protein; this encodes EEVVAILNEYLGAMTKVIFRLEGTLDKFIGDAILAFWGAPMRQENHAELAVRCALDMVKRLEELQQKWHSEDKPLLDAGIGINTGEVLVGNIGAEGEKMDYTVIGDHVNLGSRVESLTRKYNTHILITEFTLNKIRDLVIAGSLDCISIKGLEKVMVKGKEKPVEIYEVKSLEPGSESMIIEVEEEKVVRLEEK